In the Topomyia yanbarensis strain Yona2022 chromosome 3, ASM3024719v1, whole genome shotgun sequence genome, one interval contains:
- the LOC131687329 gene encoding MOB kinase activator-like 4 — protein MKMADGSTILRRNRPGTKAKDFSNWPDEPFEEMDSTLAVQQFIQQMIKKDPSNVEQILTMPDGQDEGVWKYEHLRQFCMELNGLAVRLQTQCFPATCTQMTATEQWIFLCAAHKTPKECPAIDYTRHTLDGAACLLNSNKYFPSRVSIKESSVSKLGSVCRRVYRIFSHAYYHHRRIFNEFEEETYLCLRFTHFVTKYSLMSKENLIVPIPECELTPGESEA, from the exons ATGAAGATGGCTGACGGTTCTACGATCCTGCGAAGAAACAGACCCGGAACCAAAGCTAAG GACTTCTCCAACTGGCCCGATGAACCGTTCGAAGAGATGGACAGCACTCTTGCAGTGCAGCAATTCATTCAACAGATGATCAAAAAAGATCCCTCCAATGTGGAGCAGATTCTGACGATGCCCGACGGGCAGGATGAAGGTGTTTGGAAGTACGAACACCTCAG ACAATTCTGCATGGAATTGAACGGGTTGGCGGTGCGACTACAAACGCAGTGCTTTCCCGCAACGTGCACTCAGATGACAGCAACTGAACAGTGGATCTTCCTTTGCGCGGCTCACAAAACGCCGAAAGAGTGTCCGGCAATAGACTACACGCGCCACACGTTGGACGGGGCCGCCTGCCTTCTCAATAGCAATAAATACTTTCCTAGCAG AGTATCAATCAAGGAATCGTCAGTGTCAAAATTGGGTTCGGTTTGCCGGCGCGTTTATCGGATTTTTTCCCACGCGTACTACCACCATCGGCGAATATTCAATGAGTTCGAAGAGGAAACGTACCTCTGTCTGCGATTTACCCATTTCGTCACCAAATACTCTCTGATGTCGAAGGAGAATCTAATCGTTCCGATTCCCGAGTGCGAACTTACGCCCGGCGAAAGTGAAGCCTAA
- the LOC131687330 gene encoding asparagine--tRNA ligase, cytoplasmic-like has protein sequence MIRGENTSKILKMRDVIMMAFREHYHERGYTEVTPPTLVQTQVEGGSTLFKLDYFRAEAFLTQSSQKYMETCLPALGDYCISQSYRAEQSLARRDLAEYSYIEGECPFITFKELLDRLEDLIVDVVDRVLKSPWGHLNPNFMPPNYVDAIDWLKENNVTKNDGTFYEFGDDIPEGPERKMTEQINEPIMLCRFPAKIKSFYMSRCEHDRRLIVGGRFL, from the exons ATGATTAGAGGCGAAAATACTTCTAAGATTCTCAAGATGAGAGATGTCATTATGATGGCATTTAGGGAGCATTATCATGAACGTGGTTACACGGAGGTAACGCCGCCGACGCTGGTGCAAACACAAGTTGAAGGAGGGTCGACTCTGTTCAAACTGGACTATTTTAG GGCGGAAGCATTCCTGACGCAAAGCTCACAAAAATATATGGAAACCTGTTTGCCGGCATTGGGCGACTATTGCATTTCTCAAAGTTACCGTGCAGAGCAGAGTCTTGCTCGCCGTGATTTAGCAGAATACAGTTATATTGAGGGTGAATGTCCCTTTATTACTTTCAAAGAGCTACTTGATCGGCTGGAAGATTTGATAGTAGATGTTGTCGATCGAGTATTGAAATCTCCGTGGGGTCATCTTAACCCGAATTTTATGCCACCGAACTATGTCGATGCTATTGACTGGCTAAAGGAGAACAACGTCACCAAGAATGATGGAACTTTTTATGAGTTTGGCGATGATATTCCGGAGGGTCCGGAACGAAAAATGACGGAGCAAATAAACGAACCAATAATGCTGTGCCGGTTTCCCGCGAAAATTAAATCATTTTACATGTCTAGATGTGAACACGATCGCCGATTAATTGTCGGAGGTCGATTTCTCTGA